The Gymnogyps californianus isolate 813 chromosome Z, ASM1813914v2, whole genome shotgun sequence genome has a window encoding:
- the RIC1 gene encoding guanine nucleotide exchange factor subunit RIC1 isoform X2 encodes MYFLSGWPKRLLCPLESLEQPLHIQTDPQRAFFAVLSPSQLSIWYCRPSVLIVSYKELSKAASQFGPYKQAEWRPDSTMIAVSTANGYILFFEVPSARDKYLYEPMYPKGSPHLKGTPHYKEEQCAPSLNLEMKKVLDLQASITSLQSMLEDLLVATADGFLHLVHWDGMTNGRKAINLCTVPFSVDLQSSRAGSFLGFEDVYIRDMEYCATLDGFAVVFNDGRVGFITPMSSRFTAEQPHGVWAQDVIDGTCVAVNNKYRLMAFGCANGSVQVYTIDTTTGAMQFSHKLELTPKQYPDIWNKTGPVKLIRWSPDSCVVMVTWECGGLSLWSVFGAQLICTLGGDFAYQSDGAKKDPLKISSMTWGSEGYHLWVIDGNSSSNTKPERDANNEARQFGILQFHFIKSALTVNPCMSNQEQVLLQGEDRLYLNCGDATQAQSPRNTSAHSEHKPTRERGPFSDGSLDSQGLSTLLGHRHWHVVQIHSTYLESNWPIREQNMMVTGGLAWWNDFIVLACYNLNDHQEELRIYLRTSNLDNAFAHITKVQADTLLLSVFRDIVILFRADCSICLYSIERRPEGLNPTASIQVLQEVSMSRYIPHPFLVVSVTLTSVRTETGITLKMPQQACEAESIMLNLAGQLIMLQRDRSGPQIRDKDNNPNQRKHLPFCAPVVLAQSVENVWTTCRINKQKRHLLEALWLSCGGAGMKVWLPLFPRDHRKPHSFLSRRIMLPFHINIYPLAVLFEDALVLGAVNDTVLYDCLYTQTSAREHLEVLFPFSIVERTSQIYLHHILRQLLVRNLGEQALLLAHSCATLPYFPHVLELMLHEVLEEEATSREPIPDPLLPTVAKFITEFPLFLQTVVHCARKTEYALWNYLFAAVGNPKDLFEECLMAQDLDTAASYLIILQNMEVPAVSRQHATLLFNTALEQGKWDLCRHMIRFLKAIGSGETETPPATPTTQEPSSSSGFEFFRHRSISLSQSAENLHSKFNLTKTLSMPSGPSGKRWSKDSDCAENMYIDMMLWRHARRLLEEIKLKDLGCFAAQLGFELIGWLCKERARAARVEDFVFALKKLHKDFLWPFPVIPASSINSPFKNGKYKTAVGEQLLKSQSADTFVNMEMDTGVSNTPRSRSWLGTISSSQREIDTVSSHGPHMQDAFLSPLLSKGDECSIGSATDLTETSSMVDGDWTMVDENFSSLSLTQSELEHLSLELASKGPHKSQVQLRYLLHIFMEAGCLDWCIIIGLILREASVINQVFSIMQSSDIDGEICQNIKTGLYAVDKWASTDCPGYKPFLNIIKPQIQKLSEIAEEQVQPEAFQPVNPSKVTEQANPRAEESRTSSSHGTNPQSDAGNSNASRHEEDKSKTEDEDSFQEGSYDCIVS; translated from the exons agGAAGCCCACATCTCAAGGGAACCCCACATTATAAGGAAGAACAATGTGCTCCTTCATTAAATCTAGAAATGAAGAAAGTGCTGGACTTGCAAGCCTCTATCACAAG TTTGCAGTCCATGTTAGAGGATCTACTTGTTGCTACTGCTGATGGATTTCTCCATCTTGTTCACTGGGACGGTATGACCAATGGAAGGAAGGCCATCAACCTATGTACAGTTCCATTTTCTGTGGACCTGCAGTCTTCTCGAG CAGGTTCATTTTTGGGCTTTGAAGATGTTTACATCAGAGATATGGAATACTGTGCCACGCTTgatggttttgctgttgtttttaatgatgGCAGAGTTGGTTTCATTACACCAATGTCAAGTAGATTCACTGCTGAG CAGCCCCATGGTGTTTGGGCACAAGATGTGATTGATGGAACTTGTGTGGCAGTAAATAACAAATACAGGCTAATGGCATTTGGATGTGCCAA CGGCTCTGTGCAGGTTTACACAATAGATACCACCACTGGCGCCATGCAGTTTTCTCATAAATTGGAGCTGACACCAAAACAATATCCTG ATATTTGGAATAAAACAGGACCTGTTAAATTAATCAGATGGTCACCTGATAGCTGTGTTGTGATGGTGACCTGGGAATGTGGAGGCTTGTCCTTATGGAGTGTTTTTGGTGCTCAACTTATCTGTACTTTAGGAGGTGATTTTGC GTATCAGTCTGATGGTGCCAAAAAGGACCCTCTAAAGATCAGTTCTATG ACCTGGGGATCAGAAGGGTATCATCTGTGGGTTATTGATGGGAATTCTTCTTCAAACACGAAGCCTGAAAGAGATGCAAATAATGAAGCTCGCCAGTTTGGTATTCTGCAGTTTCATTTCATCAAGAGTGCACTCACTGTTAATCCTTGTATG aGTAACCAGGAACAAGTCCTCCTTCAAGGAGAAGATCGCTTGTATTTGAACTGTGGAGATGCAACACAGGCTCAGAGTCCCAGAAATACTTCAGCACACTCTGAACATAAGCCTACCAGGGAAAGAGGCCCTTTTTCAGATGGCAGTTTAGATTCTCAGGGTTTAAGCACTTTACTAGGACACAGGCATTGGCATGTTGTACAG atTCATAGTACGTATCTAGAGAGCAACTGGCCTATAAGG gAGCAAAATATGATGGTAACAGGTGGCTTAGCGTGGTGGAATGACTTCATTGTTCTTGCATGTTATAATTTAAATGATCATCAGGAAGAG CTGAGAATCTACCTGCGAACGTCTAATCTTGACAATGCATTTGCACACATCACCAAAGTGCAAGCAGACACGTTACTACTGAGTGTCTTCCGGGACATTGTAATACTGTTCAGAGCAGATTGTTCCATTTGCCTTTACAGTATTGAGAGAAGGCCTGAAGG tcttaACCCTACAGCCAGTATCCAAGTTCTTCAAGAAGTGTCCATGTCTCGGTACATTCCTCATCCTTTTCTTGTAGTGTCTGTTACGTTGACATCGGTGAGGACAGAGACTGGCATCACCTTGAAGATGCCTCAGCAG GCTTGTGAGGCTGAAAGCATTATGCTAAACTTAGCAGGACAACTCATCATGTTGCAGAGGGATCGATCTGGACCCCAGATACGAGATAAGGATAATAATCCTAATCAAAGGAAGCAT ctGCCTTTTTGTGCTCCAGTTGTTCTAGCCCAGTCTGTTGAAAATGTATGGACTACTTGCAGGATCAACAAACAGAAACGCCACTTATTGGAGGCTCTGTGGCTCAGCTGTGGTGGGGCAGGTATGAAAGTCTGGCTTCCCCTGTTTCCCAGAGATCATCGAAAACCGCATTCTTTTCTGTCAAGACGGATCATGCTGCCTTTCCACATCAACATATACCCACTGGCTGTTTTGTTTGAAGATGCCTTGGTTCTTGGTGCTGTTAATGACACTGTGCTCTATGACTGTTTATACACTCAAACCAGTGCTAGAGAACACTTAGAggttctctttcctttctccattgTTGAGAGAACCTCTCAGATCTACCTCCATCACATTTTACGCCAGCTCTTGGTTAGGAACCTCGGTGAACAAGCCTTGCTTTTGGCCCACTCCTGTGCCACATTACCATACTTTCCTCACGTACTAGAACTGATGCTTCATGAAGTGCTGGAGGAAGAAGCTACCTCGCGGGAACCCATTCCCGACCCTCTGCTTCCCACTGTGGCAAAGTTCATTACAGAGTTCCCCCTCTTCCTGCAGACAGTTGTTCATTGTGCTAGGAAGACAGAATATGCCCTGTGGAATTacctttttgctgctgttggaaACCCAAAGGACTTATTTGAAGAGTGCTTAATGGCCCAGGACTTGGACACAGCTGCCTCTTATCTTATTATCCTGCAG AATATGGAAGTTCCAGCAGTTAGCAGACAACATGCTACTCTCCTATTTAATACTGCCTTAGAGCAGGGAAAGTGGGATCTTTGTCGTCATATGATCAGATTTCTTAAAGCCATTGGCTCTGGAGAAACAGAGACACCTCCAGCTACTCCAACAACTCAG gAACCTAGTTCAAGTAGTGGCTTTGAGTTCTTCAGACATCGCAGCATTAGTTTATCCCAATCAGCAGAGAATCTCCATAGCAAATTTAACTTGACAAAAACATTGAGTATGCCCTCTGGCCCATCTGGAAAAAG GTGGAGTAAAGACAGTGATTGTGCCGAGAACATGTACATTGACATGATGCTCTGGCGGCATGCTCGGCGTCTGCTAGAAGAAATCAAGCTGAAAGACCTTGGCTGCTTTGCTGCACAGTTAGGCTTTGAGCTGATTGGCTGGCTGTGCAAGGAGCGAGCCAGAGCTGCCCGCGTGGAGgattttgtgtttgctttgaaaaagctACACAAGGATTTCCTCTGGCCATTTCCAGTCATACCGGCTTCGTCCATTAATTCACCTTTCAAGAACGGAAAGTACAAGACAG CTGTGGGGGAGCAGCTGTTAAAATCTCAGTCTGCAGACACCTTTGTAAACATGGAAATGGACACAGGGGTTTCAAACACACCTCGGAGTCGCAGCTGGCTTGGCACTATCAGCTCCTCTCAGAGAGAGATTGACACAGTTTCATCCCATGGACCACACATGCAAGATGcattcctttctcctttgctaAGTAAAG GTGACGAATGCAGCATTGGTTCAGCAACGGACCTGACTGAAACAAGTTCTATGGTGGATGGTGACTGGACCATGGTGGATGAAAACTTCTCCAGTCTAAGTTTAACTCAGTCAGAGCTTGAACATCTCTCTCTAGAACTGGCTAGTAAAGGGCCGCACAAGTCACAGGTCCAGCTGCG GTACCTGCTACATATCTTCATGGAAGCAGGATGTCTGGATTGGTGTATTATCATAGGCCTTATCCTCAGAGAAGCTTCAGTAATCAACCAGGTTTTCAGTATAATGCAATCCTCTGATATTGATGGAGAAATCTGTCAGAATATCAAGACTGGCCTATATGCTGTTGACAAATGGGCTTCTACAGATTG CCCTGGGTACAAGCCATTTCTAAATATCATCAAACCACAGATCCAGAAACTAAGTGAAATAGCAGAAGAGCAAGTACAGCCTGAAGCTTTTCAGCCAGTGAATCCTTCTAAGGTTACCGAACAAGCGAACCCCAGAGCTGAGGAAAGCAGGACTTCATCTAGCCATGGCACTAATCCTCAGAGTGATGCTGGCAACAGCAATGCAAGCAGGCATGAAGAGGACAAGTCTAAGACAGAGGATGAGGATTCATTCCAAGAAGGCAGTTATGACTGTATTGTGTCTTAA
- the RIC1 gene encoding guanine nucleotide exchange factor subunit RIC1 isoform X1 codes for MYFLSGWPKRLLCPLESLEQPLHIQTDPQRAFFAVLSPSQLSIWYCRPSVLIVSYKELSKAASQFGPYKQAEWRPDSTMIAVSTANGYILFFEVPSARDKYLYEPMYPKGSPHLKGTPHYKEEQCAPSLNLEMKKVLDLQASITSLQSMLEDLLVATADGFLHLVHWDGMTNGRKAINLCTVPFSVDLQSSRAGSFLGFEDVYIRDMEYCATLDGFAVVFNDGRVGFITPMSSRFTAEQPHGVWAQDVIDGTCVAVNNKYRLMAFGCANGSVQVYTIDTTTGAMQFSHKLELTPKQYPDIWNKTGPVKLIRWSPDSCVVMVTWECGGLSLWSVFGAQLICTLGGDFAYQSDGAKKDPLKISSMTWGSEGYHLWVIDGNSSSNTKPERDANNEARQFGILQFHFIKSALTVNPCMSNQEQVLLQGEDRLYLNCGDATQAQSPRNTSAHSEHKPTRERGPFSDGSLDSQGLSTLLGHRHWHVVQIHSTYLESNWPIRFSAIDKLGQNVAVVGKFGFAHYSLLTKKWKLFGNITQEQNMMVTGGLAWWNDFIVLACYNLNDHQEELRIYLRTSNLDNAFAHITKVQADTLLLSVFRDIVILFRADCSICLYSIERRPEGLNPTASIQVLQEVSMSRYIPHPFLVVSVTLTSVRTETGITLKMPQQACEAESIMLNLAGQLIMLQRDRSGPQIRDKDNNPNQRKHLPFCAPVVLAQSVENVWTTCRINKQKRHLLEALWLSCGGAGMKVWLPLFPRDHRKPHSFLSRRIMLPFHINIYPLAVLFEDALVLGAVNDTVLYDCLYTQTSAREHLEVLFPFSIVERTSQIYLHHILRQLLVRNLGEQALLLAHSCATLPYFPHVLELMLHEVLEEEATSREPIPDPLLPTVAKFITEFPLFLQTVVHCARKTEYALWNYLFAAVGNPKDLFEECLMAQDLDTAASYLIILQNMEVPAVSRQHATLLFNTALEQGKWDLCRHMIRFLKAIGSGETETPPATPTTQEPSSSSGFEFFRHRSISLSQSAENLHSKFNLTKTLSMPSGPSGKRWSKDSDCAENMYIDMMLWRHARRLLEEIKLKDLGCFAAQLGFELIGWLCKERARAARVEDFVFALKKLHKDFLWPFPVIPASSINSPFKNGKYKTAVGEQLLKSQSADTFVNMEMDTGVSNTPRSRSWLGTISSSQREIDTVSSHGPHMQDAFLSPLLSKGDECSIGSATDLTETSSMVDGDWTMVDENFSSLSLTQSELEHLSLELASKGPHKSQVQLRYLLHIFMEAGCLDWCIIIGLILREASVINQVFSIMQSSDIDGEICQNIKTGLYAVDKWASTDCPGYKPFLNIIKPQIQKLSEIAEEQVQPEAFQPVNPSKVTEQANPRAEESRTSSSHGTNPQSDAGNSNASRHEEDKSKTEDEDSFQEGSYDCIVS; via the exons agGAAGCCCACATCTCAAGGGAACCCCACATTATAAGGAAGAACAATGTGCTCCTTCATTAAATCTAGAAATGAAGAAAGTGCTGGACTTGCAAGCCTCTATCACAAG TTTGCAGTCCATGTTAGAGGATCTACTTGTTGCTACTGCTGATGGATTTCTCCATCTTGTTCACTGGGACGGTATGACCAATGGAAGGAAGGCCATCAACCTATGTACAGTTCCATTTTCTGTGGACCTGCAGTCTTCTCGAG CAGGTTCATTTTTGGGCTTTGAAGATGTTTACATCAGAGATATGGAATACTGTGCCACGCTTgatggttttgctgttgtttttaatgatgGCAGAGTTGGTTTCATTACACCAATGTCAAGTAGATTCACTGCTGAG CAGCCCCATGGTGTTTGGGCACAAGATGTGATTGATGGAACTTGTGTGGCAGTAAATAACAAATACAGGCTAATGGCATTTGGATGTGCCAA CGGCTCTGTGCAGGTTTACACAATAGATACCACCACTGGCGCCATGCAGTTTTCTCATAAATTGGAGCTGACACCAAAACAATATCCTG ATATTTGGAATAAAACAGGACCTGTTAAATTAATCAGATGGTCACCTGATAGCTGTGTTGTGATGGTGACCTGGGAATGTGGAGGCTTGTCCTTATGGAGTGTTTTTGGTGCTCAACTTATCTGTACTTTAGGAGGTGATTTTGC GTATCAGTCTGATGGTGCCAAAAAGGACCCTCTAAAGATCAGTTCTATG ACCTGGGGATCAGAAGGGTATCATCTGTGGGTTATTGATGGGAATTCTTCTTCAAACACGAAGCCTGAAAGAGATGCAAATAATGAAGCTCGCCAGTTTGGTATTCTGCAGTTTCATTTCATCAAGAGTGCACTCACTGTTAATCCTTGTATG aGTAACCAGGAACAAGTCCTCCTTCAAGGAGAAGATCGCTTGTATTTGAACTGTGGAGATGCAACACAGGCTCAGAGTCCCAGAAATACTTCAGCACACTCTGAACATAAGCCTACCAGGGAAAGAGGCCCTTTTTCAGATGGCAGTTTAGATTCTCAGGGTTTAAGCACTTTACTAGGACACAGGCATTGGCATGTTGTACAG atTCATAGTACGTATCTAGAGAGCAACTGGCCTATAAGG TTTTCAGCTATTGACAAGCTTGGACAGAATGTAGCTGTTGTTGGCAAGTTTGGTTTTGCACATTATTCTTTACTCACCAAAAAATGGAAGCTGTTTGGAAACATTACCCAG gAGCAAAATATGATGGTAACAGGTGGCTTAGCGTGGTGGAATGACTTCATTGTTCTTGCATGTTATAATTTAAATGATCATCAGGAAGAG CTGAGAATCTACCTGCGAACGTCTAATCTTGACAATGCATTTGCACACATCACCAAAGTGCAAGCAGACACGTTACTACTGAGTGTCTTCCGGGACATTGTAATACTGTTCAGAGCAGATTGTTCCATTTGCCTTTACAGTATTGAGAGAAGGCCTGAAGG tcttaACCCTACAGCCAGTATCCAAGTTCTTCAAGAAGTGTCCATGTCTCGGTACATTCCTCATCCTTTTCTTGTAGTGTCTGTTACGTTGACATCGGTGAGGACAGAGACTGGCATCACCTTGAAGATGCCTCAGCAG GCTTGTGAGGCTGAAAGCATTATGCTAAACTTAGCAGGACAACTCATCATGTTGCAGAGGGATCGATCTGGACCCCAGATACGAGATAAGGATAATAATCCTAATCAAAGGAAGCAT ctGCCTTTTTGTGCTCCAGTTGTTCTAGCCCAGTCTGTTGAAAATGTATGGACTACTTGCAGGATCAACAAACAGAAACGCCACTTATTGGAGGCTCTGTGGCTCAGCTGTGGTGGGGCAGGTATGAAAGTCTGGCTTCCCCTGTTTCCCAGAGATCATCGAAAACCGCATTCTTTTCTGTCAAGACGGATCATGCTGCCTTTCCACATCAACATATACCCACTGGCTGTTTTGTTTGAAGATGCCTTGGTTCTTGGTGCTGTTAATGACACTGTGCTCTATGACTGTTTATACACTCAAACCAGTGCTAGAGAACACTTAGAggttctctttcctttctccattgTTGAGAGAACCTCTCAGATCTACCTCCATCACATTTTACGCCAGCTCTTGGTTAGGAACCTCGGTGAACAAGCCTTGCTTTTGGCCCACTCCTGTGCCACATTACCATACTTTCCTCACGTACTAGAACTGATGCTTCATGAAGTGCTGGAGGAAGAAGCTACCTCGCGGGAACCCATTCCCGACCCTCTGCTTCCCACTGTGGCAAAGTTCATTACAGAGTTCCCCCTCTTCCTGCAGACAGTTGTTCATTGTGCTAGGAAGACAGAATATGCCCTGTGGAATTacctttttgctgctgttggaaACCCAAAGGACTTATTTGAAGAGTGCTTAATGGCCCAGGACTTGGACACAGCTGCCTCTTATCTTATTATCCTGCAG AATATGGAAGTTCCAGCAGTTAGCAGACAACATGCTACTCTCCTATTTAATACTGCCTTAGAGCAGGGAAAGTGGGATCTTTGTCGTCATATGATCAGATTTCTTAAAGCCATTGGCTCTGGAGAAACAGAGACACCTCCAGCTACTCCAACAACTCAG gAACCTAGTTCAAGTAGTGGCTTTGAGTTCTTCAGACATCGCAGCATTAGTTTATCCCAATCAGCAGAGAATCTCCATAGCAAATTTAACTTGACAAAAACATTGAGTATGCCCTCTGGCCCATCTGGAAAAAG GTGGAGTAAAGACAGTGATTGTGCCGAGAACATGTACATTGACATGATGCTCTGGCGGCATGCTCGGCGTCTGCTAGAAGAAATCAAGCTGAAAGACCTTGGCTGCTTTGCTGCACAGTTAGGCTTTGAGCTGATTGGCTGGCTGTGCAAGGAGCGAGCCAGAGCTGCCCGCGTGGAGgattttgtgtttgctttgaaaaagctACACAAGGATTTCCTCTGGCCATTTCCAGTCATACCGGCTTCGTCCATTAATTCACCTTTCAAGAACGGAAAGTACAAGACAG CTGTGGGGGAGCAGCTGTTAAAATCTCAGTCTGCAGACACCTTTGTAAACATGGAAATGGACACAGGGGTTTCAAACACACCTCGGAGTCGCAGCTGGCTTGGCACTATCAGCTCCTCTCAGAGAGAGATTGACACAGTTTCATCCCATGGACCACACATGCAAGATGcattcctttctcctttgctaAGTAAAG GTGACGAATGCAGCATTGGTTCAGCAACGGACCTGACTGAAACAAGTTCTATGGTGGATGGTGACTGGACCATGGTGGATGAAAACTTCTCCAGTCTAAGTTTAACTCAGTCAGAGCTTGAACATCTCTCTCTAGAACTGGCTAGTAAAGGGCCGCACAAGTCACAGGTCCAGCTGCG GTACCTGCTACATATCTTCATGGAAGCAGGATGTCTGGATTGGTGTATTATCATAGGCCTTATCCTCAGAGAAGCTTCAGTAATCAACCAGGTTTTCAGTATAATGCAATCCTCTGATATTGATGGAGAAATCTGTCAGAATATCAAGACTGGCCTATATGCTGTTGACAAATGGGCTTCTACAGATTG CCCTGGGTACAAGCCATTTCTAAATATCATCAAACCACAGATCCAGAAACTAAGTGAAATAGCAGAAGAGCAAGTACAGCCTGAAGCTTTTCAGCCAGTGAATCCTTCTAAGGTTACCGAACAAGCGAACCCCAGAGCTGAGGAAAGCAGGACTTCATCTAGCCATGGCACTAATCCTCAGAGTGATGCTGGCAACAGCAATGCAAGCAGGCATGAAGAGGACAAGTCTAAGACAGAGGATGAGGATTCATTCCAAGAAGGCAGTTATGACTGTATTGTGTCTTAA